Proteins found in one Zea mays cultivar B73 chromosome 1, Zm-B73-REFERENCE-NAM-5.0, whole genome shotgun sequence genomic segment:
- the LOC100285480 gene encoding actin-depolymerizing factor isoform X2 → MELKRRKVHRYVIFKIDDSREEVVVDKIGAPGESYDDFTASLPTDDCRYAVYDLDFVSDDNCRKSKIFFISWSPSDSRIRAKTIYAVSRNQFRHELDGVHFEIQATDPDDMNLEVLRGRANRT, encoded by the exons ATGGAGCTGAAGCGGAGGAAGGTCCACCGGTATGTGATCTTCAAGATCGACGACAGTAGAGAGGAGGTCGTCGTCGACAAGATCGGCGCGCCCGGGGAGAGCTACGACGACTTCACGGCGTCGCTACCGACCGATGATTGCCGGTACGCCGTCTACGATCTGGATTTCGTAAGCGACGACAACTGCCGGAAAAGCAAGATTTTCTTCATCTCCTG GTCTCCTTCAGATTCTCGCATCCGTGCCAAGACCATATATGCCGTGTCAAGGAACCAATTCCGTCATGAGCTTGACGGAGTGCACTTCGAGATCCAAGCCACCGATCCCGATGACATGAATCTAGAAGTTCTCAGGGGGCGTGCTAACAGAACCTGA
- the LOC100285480 gene encoding actin-depolymerizing factor isoform X1 — translation MGLSPFLIFFPINPRGPAPAFLARALGRIHTYLLLRQVRPSMEVLGFAAMGGGSPAWIDVPERSKSAFMELKRRKVHRYVIFKIDDSREEVVVDKIGAPGESYDDFTASLPTDDCRYAVYDLDFVSDDNCRKSKIFFISWSPSDSRIRAKTIYAVSRNQFRHELDGVHFEIQATDPDDMNLEVLRGRANRT, via the exons ATGGGTTTGTCCCCATTCCTCATCTTCTTTCCTATTAACCCCCGCGGCCCCGCCCCTGCTTTCCTTGCTCGCGCTTTAGGTAGAATACATACATATCTTCTGCTCAGACAAGTTCGACCGTCCATGGAGGTTCTTGGTTTCGCGGCAATG GGAGGCGGTTCCCCGGCGTGGATCGACGTGCCTGAGCGGAGCAAGAGCGCGTTCATGGAGCTGAAGCGGAGGAAGGTCCACCGGTATGTGATCTTCAAGATCGACGACAGTAGAGAGGAGGTCGTCGTCGACAAGATCGGCGCGCCCGGGGAGAGCTACGACGACTTCACGGCGTCGCTACCGACCGATGATTGCCGGTACGCCGTCTACGATCTGGATTTCGTAAGCGACGACAACTGCCGGAAAAGCAAGATTTTCTTCATCTCCTG GTCTCCTTCAGATTCTCGCATCCGTGCCAAGACCATATATGCCGTGTCAAGGAACCAATTCCGTCATGAGCTTGACGGAGTGCACTTCGAGATCCAAGCCACCGATCCCGATGACATGAATCTAGAAGTTCTCAGGGGGCGTGCTAACAGAACCTGA
- the LOC100285480 gene encoding actin-depolymerizing factor has translation MDMATAAAALPWGGGSPAWIDVPERSKSAFMELKRRKVHRYVIFKIDDSREEVVVDKIGAPGESYDDFTASLPTDDCRYAVYDLDFVSDDNCRKSKIFFISWSPSDSRIRAKTIYAVSRNQFRHELDGVHFEIQATDPDDMNLEVLRGRANRT, from the exons ATGGACATGGCTACGGCGGCCGCCGCGTTGCCATGG GGAGGCGGTTCCCCGGCGTGGATCGACGTGCCTGAGCGGAGCAAGAGCGCGTTCATGGAGCTGAAGCGGAGGAAGGTCCACCGGTATGTGATCTTCAAGATCGACGACAGTAGAGAGGAGGTCGTCGTCGACAAGATCGGCGCGCCCGGGGAGAGCTACGACGACTTCACGGCGTCGCTACCGACCGATGATTGCCGGTACGCCGTCTACGATCTGGATTTCGTAAGCGACGACAACTGCCGGAAAAGCAAGATTTTCTTCATCTCCTG GTCTCCTTCAGATTCTCGCATCCGTGCCAAGACCATATATGCCGTGTCAAGGAACCAATTCCGTCATGAGCTTGACGGAGTGCACTTCGAGATCCAAGCCACCGATCCCGATGACATGAATCTAGAAGTTCTCAGGGGGCGTGCTAACAGAACCTGA
- the LOC100382702 gene encoding mitochondrial inner membrane protein OXA1-like isoform X1 — translation MAFAARRSIATRLSHHLTRRLHPCVPHSRTSDSLDEQASRPSPPLPLPLPPLHVQLKQRSREVQILGFLPFSLRLAGPTRRTFSSSAPAPNLEAAPAAEVDAAGVLADAAEAAASVPAPFPGEVAAAAADSFPPVAALQHIIDAIHTFTGLNWWVCIALTTFIIRIATVPLLVNQLKATTKLRAINPEMEVIKDQMNSMDPKSVQEGQAKMKALFKKHGVSPLTPMKGLLIQGPIFMSFFFAISNMVEKVPSFKGGGTLWFTDLTTPDSLYILPMLTGLTFLATVELNLQEGMEGNPMAGKMKYFSRGVAVLTVPFTMNFATFSVTGPHQTYSPCYMVLLSGDQL, via the exons ATGGCGTTcgccgcgcggaggagcatcgccacCCGGCTCTCTCACCATCTCACGCGACGCCTCCATCCCTGCGTTCCACATTCGCGTACCTCCGACTCCCTCGACGAGCAGGCGTCGAGACCCTCGCCAccgctcccgctcccgctccCACCACTTCACGTCCAGCTCAAGCAACGTTCTAGAGAAGTCCAAATCCTAGGCTTCCTCCCTTTCTCGCTCCGCCTCGCGGGGCCAACCCGCCGCACCTTCTCGTCCTCAGCCCCCGCCCCCAACCTCGAGGCGGCACCAGCCGCCGAGGTCGATGCCGCGGGCGTGCTTGCGGATGCAGCGGAGGCGGCGGCGTCAGTGCCAGCGCCGTTCCCAGGGGAGGTAGCCGCCGCGGCTGCGGACTCATTCCCCCCTGTTGCCGCACTTCAGCACATTATCGACGCTATCCATACCTTTACCGGGCTGAACTG GTGGGTGTGCATCGCGCTGACAACATTTATTATCCGGATCGCCACAGTCCCGTTGCTCGTGAACCAGTTGAAGGCCACGACGAAGCTAAGA GCAATAAATCCAGAGATGGAAGTCATTAAAGACCAGATGAAT AGTATGGATCCAAAATCAGTGCAGGAGGGACAAGCTAAAATGAAAGCGCTGTTCAAAAA ACATGGTGTTAGTCCACTTACTCCAATGAAAGGACTCCTGATCCAAGGGCCAATATTCATGAGCTTTTTCTTTGCC ATATCAAACATGGTTGAGAAAGTACCTTCATTCAAAGGAGGTGGAACATTGTGGTTTACTGACCTGACGACTCCAGATTCTCTTTACATCTTGCCTATGTTAACAGGACTGACCTTCTTGGCCACAGTGGAG CTTAACTTGCAAGAAGGAATGGAGGGAAATCCTATGGCTGGTAAAATGAAGTACTTTTCTAGAGGAGTAGCTGTTTTGACAGTCCCATTTACAATGAACTTTGCCACG TTTTCTGTTACTGGACCTCATCAAACATATTCACCCTGTTATATGGTCTTG TTATCCGGCGACCAGCTGTGA
- the LOC100382702 gene encoding Mitochondrial inner membrane protein OXA1-like yields MAFAARRSIATRLSHHLTRRLHPCVPHSRTSDSLDEQASRPSPPLPLPLPPLHVQLKQRSREVQILGFLPFSLRLAGPTRRTFSSSAPAPNLEAAPAAEVDAAGVLADAAEAAASVPAPFPGEVAAAAADSFPPVAALQHIIDAIHTFTGLNWWVCIALTTFIIRIATVPLLVNQLKATTKLRAINPEMEVIKDQMNSMDPKSVQEGQAKMKALFKKHGVSPLTPMKGLLIQGPIFMSFFFAISNMVEKVPSFKGGGTLWFTDLTTPDSLYILPMLTGLTFLATVELNLQEGMEGNPMAGKMKYFSRGVAVLTVPFTMNFATAVFCYWTSSNIFTLLYGLVIRRPAVRKWFDLPALENTRSLTAKPVFNMFGGSKAIPAAQSPVAIAGAQQSGLDQPDASALGYKVKNLEKKVKSRGKSRKHR; encoded by the exons ATGGCGTTcgccgcgcggaggagcatcgccacCCGGCTCTCTCACCATCTCACGCGACGCCTCCATCCCTGCGTTCCACATTCGCGTACCTCCGACTCCCTCGACGAGCAGGCGTCGAGACCCTCGCCAccgctcccgctcccgctccCACCACTTCACGTCCAGCTCAAGCAACGTTCTAGAGAAGTCCAAATCCTAGGCTTCCTCCCTTTCTCGCTCCGCCTCGCGGGGCCAACCCGCCGCACCTTCTCGTCCTCAGCCCCCGCCCCCAACCTCGAGGCGGCACCAGCCGCCGAGGTCGATGCCGCGGGCGTGCTTGCGGATGCAGCGGAGGCGGCGGCGTCAGTGCCAGCGCCGTTCCCAGGGGAGGTAGCCGCCGCGGCTGCGGACTCATTCCCCCCTGTTGCCGCACTTCAGCACATTATCGACGCTATCCATACCTTTACCGGGCTGAACTG GTGGGTGTGCATCGCGCTGACAACATTTATTATCCGGATCGCCACAGTCCCGTTGCTCGTGAACCAGTTGAAGGCCACGACGAAGCTAAGA GCAATAAATCCAGAGATGGAAGTCATTAAAGACCAGATGAAT AGTATGGATCCAAAATCAGTGCAGGAGGGACAAGCTAAAATGAAAGCGCTGTTCAAAAA ACATGGTGTTAGTCCACTTACTCCAATGAAAGGACTCCTGATCCAAGGGCCAATATTCATGAGCTTTTTCTTTGCC ATATCAAACATGGTTGAGAAAGTACCTTCATTCAAAGGAGGTGGAACATTGTGGTTTACTGACCTGACGACTCCAGATTCTCTTTACATCTTGCCTATGTTAACAGGACTGACCTTCTTGGCCACAGTGGAG CTTAACTTGCAAGAAGGAATGGAGGGAAATCCTATGGCTGGTAAAATGAAGTACTTTTCTAGAGGAGTAGCTGTTTTGACAGTCCCATTTACAATGAACTTTGCCACG GCAGTTTTCTGTTACTGGACCTCATCAAACATATTCACCCTGTTATATGGTCTTG TTATCCGGCGACCAGCTGTGAGGAAGTGGTTTGATCTTCCTGCTTTGGAAAATACGCGTTCGCTCACGGCAAAGCCAGTATTCAATATGTTTGGTGGATCCAAGGCAATACCAGCCGCACAGTCACCAGTAGCGATCGCAGGAGCCCAGCAATCTGGTCTGGACCAACCTGATGCTTCTGCTCTTGGCTATAAGGTCAAAAATCTTGAGAAGAAAGTGAAATCCAGGGGTAAATCTCGGAAACACAGGTAA
- the LOC103637118 gene encoding uncharacterized protein — protein sequence MVLDTGSSRLAALEKNSPLLLPSTPNRVSALEKENKAVEEVETVHSYSSEAKAWSDRSSKWGRGEEGGEWELWGESVIGFMCGWALVDGLLHFLAFNLQKQENGLLHLGFGLWSMIWMNGLLHFLAIFLPQSKTSILWSFIQITIRSSLFSTGTRNLYHITWILRNCMVSALLKMAMWLLPLTYPVSWSHRFLPPNTEVVVSGGLLCMFNKSLIIQVLGKLAVWVNLLELGGAKLDYMSLGDLV from the coding sequence ATGGTGCTCGACACCGGTTCCAGCAGGCTAGCCGCCCTGGAGAAGAACTCTCCGCTCTTGCTGCCGTCCACGCCCAACCGAGTCtccgccctggagaaggagaatAAGGCGGTGGAGGAGGTGGAAacggtgcactcttactcgtctgaAGCCAAGGCATGGAGTGACAGGTCAAGCAAGTGGGGGCGAGGTGAAGAGGGCGGTGAATGGGAGCTGTGGGGTGAATCCGTGATTGGATTCATGTGTGGCTGGGCTTTGGTCGATGGTCTGCTGCATTTTCTTGCCTTCAATCTTCAGAAACAAGAGAATGGTCTGCTGCATTTGGGCTTTGGGCTTTGGTCGATGATCTGGATGAATGGTCTGCTGCATTTTCTTGCCATTTTCTTGCCCCAATCAAAGACTTCCATATTGTGGTCATTCATCCAGATCACAATTCGTTCATCCTTGTTCAGCACTGGAACCAGAAACTTGTATCATATAACATGGATACTCAGGAACTGCATGGTCTCTGCACTCTTGAAAATGGCTATGTGGTTATTACCCCTTACATACCCTGTTTCTTGGAGTCATCGGTTCTTGCCACCAAACACTGAGGTTGTTGTTTCTGGGGGACTTCTCTGCATGTTCAACAAGAGCTTGATCATCCAAGTGTTGGGCAAACTAGCAGTGTGGGTAAATCTACTAGAATTAGGTGGTGCAAAGTTGGATTACATGTCTTTAGGTGATCTAGTCTGA